One genomic region from Rhipicephalus sanguineus isolate Rsan-2018 unplaced genomic scaffold, BIME_Rsan_1.4 Seq1136, whole genome shotgun sequence encodes:
- the LOC119376245 gene encoding ubiquitin-conjugating enzyme E2 Z → MFSGAVQWDPLMFLNEEPSPQCLLRVKKDIADFNASPPAGLFIAPEEDDVTKMHALVVGPSGTPYEGGFFQFYMKFPPTYPISPPRVRIMTTDAGRVRFNPNLYACGKVCLSILGTWAGPPWSPAQGLESVLISVQSLMNEKPYHNEPGFTNELVPGDSDRYNEFIRHETIRVAVCDQVEAALKQSADCPAILREQILKSFYESYDKYEEIVKAKVHLTGTTVKDAFTYQKQIQCQYETLLTRMRDLREQIKQKKEAAAQAEAAAAAAAAAAEAEAAEATAAAQVADNAAAATNPVN, encoded by the coding sequence ATGTTCAGCGGCGCTGTCCAGTGGGATCCCCTCATGTTCCTCAACGAGGAGCCATCTCCGCAGTGCCTCTTACGGGTCAAGAAGGACATCGCGGACTTCAACGCCAGTCCTCCTGCAGGGCTGTTCATCGCACCAGAGGAAGACGACGTCACCAAGATGCACGCCCTTGTCGTCGGTCCCAGTGGAACGCCGTACGAAGGCGGCTTCTTCCAGTTCTACATGAAGTTCCCACCCACCTACCCGATCAGCCCACCCAGGGTTCGGATAATGACCACGGACGCTGGCCGAGTGCGCTTCAATCCGAACCTGTACGCCTGCGGCAAGGTCTGTCTTAGCATCCTCGGCACCTGGGCCGGGCCACCGTGGAGCCCCGCTCAAGGCCTCGAGAGCGTCCTTATATCGGTGCAGTCTCTGATGAACGAAAAGCCTTATCACAACGAGCCAGGCTTCACAAACGAACTGGTACCAGGAGACTCCGACCGCTACAACGAATTCATTCGGCACGAAACGATCAGGGTGGCGGTGTGCGACCAGGTCGAAGCAGCTCTCAAGCAGAGTGCCGACTGCCCGGCCATCCTCAGGGAGCAGATACTTAAGTCCTTCTACGAGTCCTACGACAAATACGAGGAAATCGTGAAGGCAAAGGTGCATCTGACGGGCACGACAGTGAAAGATGCTTTTACATATCAAAAGCAGATACAGTGTCAGTACGAGACGCTGCTGACCAGGATGCGTGATTTAAGAGAGCAGATCAAGCAGAAAAAGGAAGCTGCTGCACAAgctgaagctgctgctgctgccgctgccgctgctgctgaagCTGAAGCTGCCGAAGCTACCGCAGCTGCCCAAGTTGCTGATAATGCTGCTGCCGCCACGAACCCGGTGAATTGA